attatgcCGAACAAAATAGCCATAATGATTATCACGAATATGAACCACCATTTGATAATCAATATTTGCACAAAGATCCCGATCATTACCGCGAATATCTGGATGGCGTCTATCATGATCCTGGGCAAAATTTCGTCCACCGTGCCAATATCCTTCGAAAAACGGTTTAAAATTCGACCTAAAAAGTGtatcattttgtaaataacaTCATTGCCGCCTTCCGTATTGCACCGGATTACTGATAAGTTTTGTTTACCGGATGGATTCTTATCAAAGAATGACATTGGCGCCTTGAGTAAGCTCGAGAACATAAAGTTGTGCAGATTTTTGCTGGCATTCATACATATttgatagaaaattaaatttcgaaatGTTGTCATTACGAtactaataatgataaaagcTCCATAAATCCATAAGGCTGTGTTCGTGTCGAGATAATGCAAATTCTCGTCTATAATTGTGGTCTAGAAGCAGCAAAAAAACTGACAATATAATCGTTGAATTAAATGCAATCtagaaaaatgagaaatactAACAGCGTTGTCGAAAGTAAAGTTTTGAAACGATGTATCATTGAACATGTTCTCCCAATAGTTGCCTGTAGTCAAAAATTCGGTGAATTCGTCATTTGTGCCTGACGTATTGTCTATTTGTTCAGTAGATCTTAACGtggaagaaatatttgtaaaattgttcgCTACACTCTGTCGATGTTTGTGTGTAGTTTTAATATGCATCTCTTCCGTCTTCGTCctgcattataaaattcattatataggcataagaatatatatataaattctcttttatatctaCTTACCAATAACTGACCCAAAAGTCGCAACCGCTGCTTCCAATTTGTCCCAAAATCAGGCAAAACAGGAAgctaattatgataataatcgaAGCGCCACTTCGAAAATATTTCCAGTACACTGCTTTCGATATGCTTCCTTTGGCCAGAAGTTCTTCAGTTTCTTGAGGCTCGGCTTCCTCCGCATCTTCATCGTTGACATTACCGTTTTGAATTATATCAGATGTAGGATTTCCATTAGATTTCAATGATTCCTTCGTATCTTCGTTTGCTTCTTCGCCTGTTGCAAACGTTTCCAAAAAATTCACATGCTTCTCTTGAAGATTCGCATATGTGCCTTCATTTTCAATTTGGccctttttggaaaatatgGCTAATTAAATGTTCAGCCTTTATAAAAAcgtgtgtatgtataattatttgtaactgTCATATGTGTGCACgtgtacaaataatataatattctacgTACATTGTTTAGGATAACTATGTAATCACATTGTTTTAAGTACTGTAATTGATGAGTCACGAGAATTCGCGTTTTACTTTGcaagtaattatttatgcacTCGTTAAATAAATGTCTCCCCACGTGAGTATCGACAGCTGATAAAGGATCGTCGAAAAGATAAATGTCGGCGTCTTTATAAACAGCTCTGTAAACCACagtttttgttaaaatgtaaagTGTATCATTTTATAAGCGGTTGCAAATTTACCTCGCCAAATTGATTCTCGCGCGTTGCCCACCGCTGAGCGCCGCACCTTTATCACCGATCAAGGTTTTATCGCCGTGCGGAAGTTGCTCGAAATCTTTTGTGAGAGCGCATGCTGTCACGACTTTTTGATATCTGTCTTTATCATAaggcaaattaaataaaatattgcttcGCACTGTGTCTGCAAATAGCCAAGGTTCTTGACTAACATACGATATTTTGCCCCTAATATGTATCTGGCCATGCGATATTCTTAGTTCGCCTAAAATTGTTTGCAGGAAAGAACTCTGAAAATTAGAGaatacttttacatatatatagtttacatatatacactcatatataaatatataccttTCCTGCACCTACAGAACCAACGACGGCGTATAGTTTTCCGGGTTTGACTTGAATACtgatattatgtaatgtatgTACAATTGCATTAGTCCATGAAGCGCTGACGTTTTTcattacaatatttgtttcttcGGCAGTTGATGTAGATAGTGCCATTGGAACATTTTCATTCAGCAACAAAAAATTCTgagataataaaagataaattatttttttatgcgcaAAGCTTGTTGTGTGATGAAAGCCGGTAAATATTGAAGAactcttattttataattatagattagTTTTTTTGTCTTTGTAAATACGACTTATCgagagttttttttatctaaatgcGACTTTAACTTGTTGAGAAATTAATGGcagataataattgaattaaaataatatttgcataatgcaCACAATTGTAGgctaataaacaatatttgatCTGATAAGTTAATTTTCTTAACGaaatgtaaaagttaattttacttCAATTCTCTGTATAGACACTGCTGTTTCTGCAGCAATTGCTATAGCTATGGGATAATATATTGCCATGGTAAGTTGGAGAATATTATAGTACTGTGCCATCGAAAATACTATGTCGGCGGATATAGAATTGCCGAGAAGTACGTAAACCatgattgtaaaatataacgttGTTCTTTCCGTGAAAATGAATGTGGCTAAAGTAAAGCCTCTCAGATAAGATGTTAATGTGAGGACATCAATTTCGTAtctggaaaaaattattttttattaaattttctttatcgtgttcaattttttaatgagagAATGATGATCTCAcagtataataaaacatttacgaACTTTCTTGCGTAGCTAACTAGTTCCTGAAATGGTTTCTCCCAAGTATACATTTTGATAACTTGTATACCACTGATTATTTCTGACATCAGTCGAACTCTTTCGTCGGTtcttattgcaatttttaaacgtaattttgaagtcaatttacttatatatCCTGCAAAGAAATTTAGTTACGTATTAggcacatttattttgttaggAATAATTCGCATTCTATTTAACTAttcgtaataattttacattacctTGAAAGGGAATAGTTTGAAttgttataagaaatatacCGGTCAGTGAAGCAATACCGACGCTTCGCCAAATCAGAAATGCAACTATGGCTCCTTGTATTGGCATGATCCAAACGTAATGCAGCACTACAAACAATTGATCAAACCTTGACATATCATTTGAcaatagattaataatttgtccTGGGGTGGTAGTTGAAGATTTGGATAAACGTAATATCTAACAAAAAAGACaagaacagaaatatataattttatatatttattgataatgcAAACTTTTaggacaatataaaaaaaatttgatttatagaTTACCTTTCTATACATCAGAGATGAGCTTGCTACTCTAACTCGCATTCCAATTTCCAGTAAACCTAGATTTGAATGAGATTGGactaaaatgattaatatttctattgctACTAGACCAGATGCATAGAGATAAGCTTCATCCTGTCCAGATGTTGCTCTTGGATCAAAGTGCCAAATGAACAGACTCAAAATATATGGCTTGAAGACTCTGTAAAGTATATTACTGACAGTTActatatgcaaattatatgagttattataaattataatatttaaataccttAAAACAACATTGAGAAATGAAACCCATCCTccataatagaaaaatgaccAAATAAATGTCTTTCTCAAagctttgataaatttagGTTTTCTATTATTCTTCTCAGCTGCATGTATCTCATTTTTCCAATTTCTgaaagtatttatttgttagaaaaatggtaacatttaattgttgattaattaattatcaataatttaatcataataggctcattgttattataatcataatttataataaaataatttattatttactgttCCAGTTTATTTCCTAGAAATTCACTAGCATCAATGGGCAGAgtattgtatacatttttcatttccAAGTCATGATCTTTCCCATACCAAAATAATTCTGTCATCCACCTTGAAAATAGGatacaaaatatgataaaataataaataagccTACATACAAGAATGATTTGATATTTGCATTAATGAAGAGGAAATTAATATGCATTATGATAAAGTATGCgcatatttatacaattgtatacatatattttgtatacatatgtatgcaaGATTGAAAAGTGATATACTTTGCTGTATATGTATGAGTATGTACGTATATAAATCATGAATGTAATTACCAGTTTTAAGAGATTGAAGATATGATTTATCTCCATCTTATTATTCATGTGTGAAAGTACAtgcttataaattatgaatgtaattacattattatcactttgaaaattaaagatatgatgcatttttattttgttatttatgtagaaataaatatatgttcataaattatgaattaattacaaCATTTAGACTTCATTGCTACATCATGGTATAACTGTATAATGTAACTGCTGCAACTAGTGTATAATTGTTCTTATCATACAACATTCTTTCTTGCCTATTTTTATGACTTCTGTTATGTCATAATTTTACGTTTGTAATTTATGCgggatttaattatttagcgTTGCCACAAGTCATAATGTGAAGAGCATTGTTTTTGACAATTATCGCcggtttctttttttatgattattacattttcatgCGCGGTTGTTTTGATTTGATCGACGTAACTGTAACAAAACAAAGTGCTTCGTTCGACTTaccagaaaaataatttactgatTGGATTCGCAGAAATTCGGGGATTTGAATTATCAGTTTTTTTGGCGGCGTCCA
This window of the Linepithema humile isolate Giens D197 chromosome 1, Lhum_UNIL_v1.0, whole genome shotgun sequence genome carries:
- the LOC105679636 gene encoding ATP-binding cassette sub-family C member 4-like produces the protein MDAAKKTDNSNPRISANPISKLFFWWMTELFWYGKDHDLEMKNVYNTLPIDASEFLGNKLEQNWKNEIHAAEKNNRKPKFIKALRKTFIWSFFYYGGWVSFLNVVLRVFKPYILSLFIWHFDPRATSGQDEAYLYASGLVAIEILIILVQSHSNLGLLEIGMRVRVASSSLMYRKILRLSKSSTTTPGQIINLLSNDMSRFDQLFVVLHYVWIMPIQGAIVAFLIWRSVGIASLTGIFLITIQTIPFQGYISKLTSKLRLKIAIRTDERVRLMSEIISGIQVIKMYTWEKPFQELVSYARKYEIDVLTLTSYLRGFTLATFIFTERTTLYFTIMVYVLLGNSISADIVFSMAQYYNILQLTMAIYYPIAIAIAAETAVSIQRIENFLLLNENVPMALSTSTAEETNIVMKNVSASWTNAIVHTLHNISIQVKPGKLYAVVGSVGAGKSSFLQTILGELRISHGQIHIRGKISYVSQEPWLFADTVRSNILFNLPYDKDRYQKVVTACALTKDFEQLPHGDKTLIGDKGAALSGGQRARINLARAVYKDADIYLFDDPLSAVDTHVGRHLFNECINNYLQSKTRILVTHQLQYLKQCDYIVILNNGQIENEGTYANLQEKHVNFLETFATGEEANEDTKESLKSNGNPTSDIIQNGNVNDEDAEEAEPQETEELLAKGSISKAVYWKYFRSGASIIIIISFLFCLILGQIGSSGCDFWVSYWTKTEEMHIKTTHKHRQSVANNFTNISSTLRSTEQIDNTSGTNDEFTEFLTTGNYWENMFNDTSFQNFTFDNATTIIDENLHYLDTNTALWIYGAFIIISIVMTTFRNLIFYQICMNASKNLHNFMFSSLLKAPMSFFDKNPSGRILNRFSKDIGTVDEILPRIMIDAIQIFAVMIGIFVQILIIKWWFIFVIIIMAILFGIIRKIYILTAQDMKRLEGNAKSPVFSHVNATFLGLTTIRSAGAQEMVRKQFDEYQDLHTSTYSLIVAASTSFGFALDVVSVAFIAVITYSFVASDDGNTFAGSVGLAVSQVLTLCGMLQYGMHQAAETMTQMTSVERILQFTELEKEGPFESNPADKPSSNWPSKGEIRFNSVSLRYSESEPPVLKSLNFVIEPGMKIGIVGRTGAGKSSLISALFHMAKLDGAIYIDNINTKKIGLHDLRNKISIIPQEPVLFSATLRDNLDPFHKYDDANLWIALEEVELKDAITSLDHRVEQDGSNFSAGQRQLVCLARAILQDNKILVLDEATANVDPATDALIQTTIRKKFKTCTVLTIAHRLNTIMDNDKVLIMDHGQVLEFDHPYILLQNEQSHFSGMVQQTGNLMTEQLKQCAKEAYERRSM